Proteins encoded within one genomic window of Columba livia isolate bColLiv1 breed racing homer chromosome 1, bColLiv1.pat.W.v2, whole genome shotgun sequence:
- the OLIG2 gene encoding oligodendrocyte transcription factor 2, which produces MDSDASLVSSRPSSPEPDDLFLTARNKGSGGGFTGGTVSSSTQSDSPPELSAELRSAMSAAGVVVVDKLGFKSSSSSSSSSSSSSSKKDKKQMTEPELQQLRLKINSRERKRMHDLNIAMDGLREVMPYAHGPSVRKLSKIATLLLARNYILMLTNSLEEMKRLVSEIYGGHHAGFHPAACPGGMGAHSAPLPGHPGHPASHPVHHPILPPAAVSSASLPGSGLSAVSSIRPPHGLLKSPSAAAAAPLGSGFQHWGGMPCPCSMCQVSAPPHHHVSGMGTASLPRLATDTK; this is translated from the coding sequence ATGGACTCGGACGCCAGCCTGGTCTCCAGCCGCCCGTCCTCCCCGGAGCCCGATGACCTCTTCCTCACGGCCAGGAATAAAGGCAGCGGCGGGGGCTTCACGGGCGGCACCGTGTCCAGCTCCACGCAGAGCGACTCCCCGCCGGAGCTGAGCGCCGAGCTGCGCAGCGCCATGAGCGCTgcgggggtggtggtggtggacaAGTTGGGCTTCAAGTCCTCGTCGTCCTCGTCCTCCTCGTCCTCGTCGTCCTCCTCCAAGAAGGACAAGAAGCAGATGACGGAGCCAGAGCTGCAACAGCTGCGGCTGAAGATCAACAGTCGGGAGCGCAAGCGAATGCACGACCTGAACATCGCCATGGACGGGCTTAGGGAGGTAATGCCCTATGCCCACGGCCCGTCGGTGCGCAAGCTCTCCAAGATCGCCACGCTCCTCCTGGCGCGCAACTACATCCTCATGCTCACCAACTCCCTGGAGGAGATGAAGCGCCTGGTCAGCGAGATCTACGGCGGACACCACGCCGGCTTCCACCCCGCCGCCTGCCCCGGCGGCATGGGCGCCCACTCCGCCCCGCTGCCCGGCCATCCGGGCCACCCCGCCTCGCACCCCGTCCACCACCCCATCCTGCCCCCAGCCGCCGTCTCCAGCGCTTCCCTGCCCGGCTCCGGCCTCTCGGCCGTCAGCTCCATCCGGCCCCCCCACGGGCTCCTCAAGTCGCCCTCAGCTGCGGCCGCCGCCCCCCTGGGCAGCGGCTTCCAGCACTGGGGGGGGATGCCCTGCCCCTGCAGCATGTGCCAGGTGTCGGCCCCGCCGCACCACCACGTCTCCGGCATGGGCACCGCCAGCCTCCCCAGATTAGCCACCGATACCAAATGA